CTATCCGCGCATCCGGGAGACCGGGAAGTTCAGCGTCAACGTGCTCTCGCACGAGCAGCACGAGATCTCGAACCAGTTCGCCCGGAAGGGCACCGACAAGTGGGCCGGCATCGACTGGGCCGCGACCGCGAACCGCAACCCGGTCATCGCGGACACCCTGATGTGGCTCGACTGCGACATCTGGGCCGAGTATGAGGCCGGCGACCACTACATCGTGATCGGTCGCGTGAACGAGATGAGCTCCGCGGACTGGCACACCCGCCAGCCGCTGCTCTACTTCAAGGGCCAGTACCGTCACCTGCGCGACGTCGAGGCCGCCGCGTCCTGACCTGGCGGGCGTCACGCCGCAGGGGCGCCCTGCGGTCGTGACGCCGCGTGCAGCGGGGCGAGCGCGCTGTCGAGCGCAGCCTCGAGCGGCCAGGCGGCCCGTTCGGGCTGGCTGAGCACGAGACCGCCCTGGATGGCGGCGAGGATGACCGTGGCCACCGTCACCGGATCCGCCGAATCATCCACGAGCCCAGCGGTGCGCATCCGGCGCACACCCTCGGCGAGGAGTTCGCGCCACGCGCGCATGCTGTCGGCGATGACCCGTTCGAGGTCAGGGTCTGTCATCGCCGCCTGGGTCGCGAGCGAGCCGATCGGGCAGGCCCAGCGACCCCGGCTGATGTAGTAGTGCACGAGCCCGGAGCGCCACTGCTCCCACGACTCCCACGATCCGAGGTCGTGGATGAAGGGCTCCTGCGCCTCGAAGAGCTGCTTGCCCTCCCATCCGGCCACCTCCCGCACGAGTTCGGCCTTGCCTCCCGGGAAGTAGTGGAACAGCTGGCTCTTGCTCGTCAGGGTCGCAGCCCGCACGTCGTCGAGCGTCGTGCCGCCGATGCCGGACGCGAGGATCTGCTCGCCGGTCGCCTCGATGATCCGCTGGCGGGTGCGCCGACCCCGCTCGGTGATCTTCGACTCGTCCATGGGATCGATTCTAGCCCGCTGGACTGAATGGTCCAGTTAATGTTACAACTGGACCATGAAGTCCAATGAAGAAGTCCTCCAGTCCCTCGTCCCCGACTCCCGTCTCGCCGGGCGCACCGCTCTCGTCACCGGCTCCACCAGCGGCATCGGTGAAGCAATCGCCCGGGTGCTCGCGTCCTCCGGTGCCACCGTGGTCGTGAGCGGCCGCACCCTCCCACGCGCCCAGGCCGTGGTCGACGTGATCACTGCGGCTGGCGGAACGGCGTTCGCGGTGCCTGCCGACCTGTCCGGTGACACCGACGAGATCCGCGAGTTCGCCCGCGTTGCGACGAGAGCGCTCGGCGGTTCCCTCGACATTCTGGTCAACAATGCCGGCATCTACCCCGTGGGCCCAACGGCCGCACTCGCCGACGCCGACCTCGACGCTGTGCTCGCGACGAACATCCGGGCCCCGCATGTGCTCGTCGCCGAACTGGCACCGGCCATGGCCGAACGCGGGTCGGGCGCGATCGTGAACATCGGGTCGTGGATGTCGCGGGTCGGCATTCCCTTCGGTGCGGCCTACACGGCATCCAAGGCGGCCATCGAGCAGATGACGCGCACGTGGGCCGCTGAGTTCGGGCCGAGCGGGGTGAACGTCAACACTGTCGCCCCGGGCGCGACCGCGACACCGGGGAACGCGGCCGATGCGGAACAGGTGGAGGCGATGACCGCTGCGACGGTCGCCGGCGTTCCGGTGCGGCCCGTCGACATCGCGTTCGCGGTGCGATTCCTGGTGTCGGACGAGGCGCGTTTCGCACACGGGACCGTACTGGATGTCGACGGCGGCATCGCCAATACGCGGCTCGGCTGAGGGTGCTCGGCGGGGGGTGCTCGGCTGGGGGCGGCCCGGCGGGGGGTGCTCTGCTGGGGTCCGCCCGGCTGGGATCGGCCCGGCTGGGATCGGCCCGGCTGGGGTCGGCCCGGCGGGGTCGGCCCGGCGACTGTTTCGTCTTCTCCTCCACAGGTGGGCCGAATCGCGAGTATTCAACAGATTGAGCGAATCGGCCCCAGAGCGCCTCACCGCCTGCTTGACTTGAGGCATGAATCGAGAAGTTCTCAGTAACGCTGAAAGCCAGCTGCGGCAGCCGCTCAGGGAACGGCTGCGGGCCGACTTCGCCGCAGCTGCCCATGCCGTTGTGGCGGCGGAGCGCGAAGCCGCGCGCGCCGCGGCGGCCCAACTCGTCCTGGTTGAACGGCTCCGTGTCGCGGGGCTCGCGCTCCACTTCACCGACCAGTCCTCGGGTGGCCCGAGGTGGTCGGAGCAGATGGTCGTGCAGCGCACGGTGGTCACCGAGTTGGCCGTGGGCGCGCATCTCAGCGAAATGGATGCGCGTCGGCGGGTCGACACGGCTGAGGGCCTGGCCGGGGCGTACTCCGCGACGCGCGACGCTCTCCAGCGTGGCTCCATCTCGTACCGTCACGCGGAGAAGATCGTGCAGCACGGAGCCCTCGTTCCGACTGAAGCTGTTCCGGACTATGAGGCCCGCATCCTGCCGATCGCCGAGCGGGTGAGCGTCCAGCGGCTCGAACGCGACGCGCGAGCCGTTGCCGAAGACACACGGTCGAGCACGTCCGTCGAGCGTCACGCGCAGGCCGCGGAAGGGCGTCGCGTCGTTCTTGATGCCGCAGACAACGGGATGGCCTGGCTGAGTCTCCTCCTACCGGCCGTCGAGGCCGTCGCCATCCACAACCGGGTGACAGGTCTCGGTCGCGCGCTGAAGGCGGTCGGCGATCCGCGAACCCTTGCCCAGCTGCGGGTAGACACTCTCGCCGACCTCGTGTTGAACGGTGAGCCGTCGATACCGGGGGCTCCGCGGGGGCTCCGTGCCCACGTGCGCGTCACCGTTCCAGCGCTGACTCTCCTCGGTCATGACGACGCAGGTTCTGCCGATCTCGAAGGCTACGGACCGATCGACAGGCTCACCGCTCTCGAACTCACCCGAAGCGCGCCGGCGTTCCAGCGGGTACTGACAGATCCCGCGACGGGTGTCGCGCTCAGCTGCGGCCGCGACAGCTACCGGGTGCCGGCTGCGCTCGACGAACTCATCCGAACCGTGCACTCGGAATGCACCTTCCCCCTGAGCTGCACCTCGTCGGCCACGGCAGACCTCGACCACACGATCGCCTTCGCGGAGGGTGGCGAGACGAGCTTCGGTAACCTCAGCCCCCTGTGTGCCAGCCACCACAAGGTCAAACACCACACCGAGTGGAAGGTCGAGCAGCATCCCGGTTCCGGGGGATCGGCGGGGCCCATCGTCTGGACCTCACCGGCCGGATTCGCCTACACCGTCGACCCGACCCCGATCGCGCGCCCCGTCGATCCCGCGCGGCTGATACCCCGGTTCGTCGGTGCTGCACCGTTCTGAGCCCGGAGTCGTCTCTCGGCCCGGAGTCGTCGGCCGCGTCTGCCCGTTGTCATCAGGGGGCGGTGGGTTCGGCTTCAGTAGCGGTAGCGGTAGCGGTAGCGGTAGCGGTAGCGGTAGCGGCAGGGGCGGCGGCGGTTGCGGTGTGTGCCGGGGTTCCGGCCGGCGCTGCGGCTGTCGCGGCCGTTGCGGCGGCGCGGGTCGCGAGCAGGGCGAATGCGGCAGTGAGTTCGGGTGGGCCGACGACGTCGATGTCCGTGTCGAAACGGGTGAAGGAGGCGGCGAGGGCGATCCACGACCAGGAGCCGGACTCCAGGCTGCAGCGGTCGGGGCCGAGGTCTTCGACGGCGCCGTCCCCCGCGTAGGGCAGCATCGCCCACGCGGGTGCGCTGAGGATGACCTTTCCGGTGCAGGGCCAGACATTGGCGTTCCCGGCGCCCTTGAAACGGGCCGCGACGAACTCGGCGACGTCGCCGCCGGGAATCGCCCGGGGCGCGAATCGGGGGCCGTTCGGGGCACGGAGCCTGATGCGGTCAGCGCGGAAGAGGCGCCAGTCGCCCTGTTCGAGGTCCCAGGCGACGAGATACCACCGGCCGTGAGAGGTGACGAGGTGATGCGGCTCGACCCGCCGTGGTGGTCTCGGGACTTCGAGAGAATCGGTCTGGGGGCGGACGCTCGCGTAGTCGAAGCGCAGCACTTCCCGGGCATGCGTCGCCATCGACAGTGCGACGAGCGCGTCGCTGTGGCAAGAAGTGCTGTCGGAAAATGTGCTCTGGACAGAAGCGCTGTCGGAAGAAGTGCTCTGGGCAGAAGTGCTGCCCGGCGTCGCGCCGGCGGTGCGGGGTGGGATCGCCGTGAACCGGATCGCATCCAGGCGGTGCTGCAGGCGCGAGGGCATGACCTGCCGCACGGTCGTGAGGGCGCGCACGGCTGCCTCCTCGATTCCCGCGCCGGTGACGGTCGCCGCCTGCAGGGCGATGGCGAGGGCGATCACTTGGTCGTCGTCGAAGAGCAGCGGGGGCAGCTCACTGCCTGCGTGGAGGCGATAGCCGCCATCCGGACCCATAGTGGCCCGGATGCTGTAGCCCATCTCCCGGAGTCGGTCTACGTCGCGGCGCACGGTGCGGTGGCTGATCTGCAACCGCTCGGCCAGCAGGGCACCCGGCCAGTCGCGCCTCGCCTGGAGCAGGGAGAGCAGGTTCAGCAGCCTCGCGGTGGTCGTTGCCATGTCTTCAGATTAGAACGAATGGAGGACCGAATCTGTCCTAGACGGCTGGGAGAGTCGAGGTTGTCGGGGAGACACTCCGCACACTTCGAACAAGGAGAAACCATGAGCATCCAGACGACCTCTCACCTCAACTTCCACGGCGAGGCACGGGCCGCACTCGAGTTCTACCAGTCCGTCTTCGGCGGCCAGCTCGTCATCGCCACGTACGGGGACTTCGGGATGCCCGCGGATGCCCCGGGCGCCACGAACGTCGTCTTCGGGCAGGTCGAGAGCGACGGCGGCTTCCGGGTGATGGCGTACGACATTCCCGGCCAGCCCGACATCCCCGGTGGGCCCGACCGATCCGAGGGCGCGGACACGGCCGGCTCGACGCGCCGGGAGAACGGCGTGACCCTCACCGACCAGTCCTTCTTTCTGTCGGTGCGCGGTGAGACCCTGAAAGAAGTCATGGGCTACTGGGCGACCCTCTCGGTTGGCGGTGCGATCGTCGAACCGCTGGCGGCGTCGGCGTGGAGCCCCGGTTTCGGGATGCTCACCGACCGTTTCGGTGTGACCTGGATTCTCGACGTGGCGGCTCCGCGCACGGCCTGACCTGGTTCAGCCGACGAGCAGGGCCGTCTTCGACAGCACATGGTCGTATGCGTCGATGGCCAGCGCTTTGGTGTCGCAGGCGATGTTGATCGAGACACCCTGTTCGAGGGCTGCGAAGGCGCGCGCGACGGCCACGTGGGGGCGCCCGCCGCTGTCGTTCCCGGCGAGGCGGCGGGTCTCCACGATGGCGTTGTCCTCGGGCTGGTCGAGGGTGATGTAGTCGTCATCGGCGAAGTCCGCGACATCCGAAGCCGAACTCGACGTGAGCGCAGCGAGGTAGCTGTCGGTCGTGGCGAGGTCGTCGCCTTTTGTGACGTCAAGTCCCGCGTCGAGGGCGCCCTCATGGAAGGTCGTCGTGCAGCGCCCGTCCGTGGAGGTGTAGACCCAGGTGCCGTCAGCCTTCGGCGTGGTGAGCTTCCACAGGCTGTCGCCGAGCAGGCCGTCGCTGATGTGCGGCACGGTTCCGGAGCTGAGCGACGTTCCGGCATCGAAGGTGATGTCCGATGGTGCTGCCGGCGCGTACGGGTCCGCGCTCGGCGACGGCACCTCCGTGCTGCCCGGGCCACGGGCATCCGGAACCGGGCCGACGATCACGTTGCGGTGCCAGAAGCCTCCGGATGCCGCGGCGATCACGATCGCCAGGATCACCACCAGGGTCGTGAGCAGGCCGGCTGCCAGGCCGATGTACCCGATGACGATTCCCGCCACGGCGAACTCCCGGCCGCGCTCGCCGGTGCGCCGGATCTGCGAGAGCGCGATATGGCCGGTGATGACGGCCATGAGCGAGAGGAAGAAGGCGCTCACGAGCGAGAGGATCGCGAGCGCGTTCAGGCGGGGAGGCTGCTGCAGGGTGCTCATGGCCAAAAGATACACGCCTGAAACACGGCGGGTGGCCTCCGCGAAACACGATCCGCCTAGTCTTCTGAATGTCAACGATCCCGCGGGCCGTCGACCAGCGCTTCCGCCCGCTCTCCCGTCGTCTCGAGTCCGTACTGAGCCTCTTCTCCACAGGAGGGCCGGTTGCGGAGTTATCCACGAGAAAACCTCCGGAGGGCCAGATGGGCCGAATACACGTTTTAATGGACTCAAGGCAGATCTACGATGCCGGAGGCCCCGTATGAGTACGACGCGAGTGAGCTCTTCACCCGACCAGATCGTCGTCAGCGACGCGCTCAAAATCTACGGCGGATCCGGCGGCTCGGCCGAGGTCACGGCTCTGTCGCATGTCGACCTCACGGTGGACCGCGGGCAGTTCGTGAGCATCATCGGCCCGTCGGGCTGCGGCAAGTCGACGCTGCTGCGCCTCATCGCGGGGCTCGAGAGAGCTGATTCGGGCGACGTCTCGGTGTTCGGCGCCGACCCCGACCAGGCCTGCGCGGCCAAGATGATCGGTTTCGTGCCGCAGGTCCCAGCCCTGCTGCCGTGGCTCTCGGTCGTCGGCAATGTCACGCTGCCGTCGAAGGTCAACAGGCGGGCGGATGCCCTGCGGCGCACTCTCCCGGGACACGTGCACCGTGAACCTGCCGACCCCCGCAGCCTGCTCGCGAAGATCGGGCTCGGCGACTCGCTCGACCGCCTGCCCCACCAGCTCTCGGGCGGGATGCAGCAGCGCGTGGCGATCGCCCGGGCGTTCGCGATCCAGGCCGATGTGCTGCTGATGGACGAACCGTTCTCTGCCCTCGACGAGTTCACGCGGGAGGCGATCCAGGTGCAGCTCCTCGAACTCTGGGAGCAGATGCGCACCACCGTCGTCTTCGTGACGCACTCCGTCTCCGAGGCGGTCGTGCTGAGCGACAAGGTCGTGGTGATGTCGGCGCGTCCCGGCCGGATCGAGGCCGTGGTCGACATCGACCTGCCGCGTCCGAGGCGCCAGGGCCTGCTCGAGTCGTCGGCCATGCACGAATACGAGGACCTCATCCGCGGCAAGCTCCAGACCGCCTGGGCCGCAGGACCGGTGACGCGATGACGAGCCACGCTGTCAGGAACGACGCAGCGAAGAGCGATGCCGCGAAGAACGCTGCCCTGCCGCTCGACACCACCGACACCGCACTCGCCACCGCATCGATCGCGGCCGGAACGGTGGTCGCGACATCCGCTCGGCGCCGCACTCCCAGCCGGTCGGTGCTCCGCCCGACGATCTGGCTGCCCGTGGTCGTTGCGCTGCTCGTGGCCGGCGTGCTGTGGGAACTCATCGCGATCAACAACACGTACCTGCTGCCGCGGCTCGGGATGATCGGCCAGGCCATCGTCACCCAGCCCGCGTTCTACCTCGAGAACGCCTGGGTCACGTTGTCGGAGGCCCTGATCGGGCTGGTGATCGGCTTCGTCGCCGCGTTCGTCGTGGCGGTGATCGTGACGGAGTCGGGCATCCTCCGCCGGGCGATCATGCCGCTCGCCGTCGTGCTGAACGTGACGCCGGTCGTCGCGATCGCGCCCGCGCTGGTCGTCGCGTTCGGCTTCGGGCCGGCGCCGAAACTGATCGTGACCGCCCTCATCACGTTCTTCCCGATCCTGATGAATGTGATCACCGGGTTGAACTCGGTGTCGCCGCCGATCCTGCAGGTGTTCGCCACCTTGAGGGCTTCACGGCTCGAAGTGCTGACGCGCCTCCGGCTGCCGTCGAGCCTGCCGTTCGTGTTCGCTGCGCTGAAGGTCGTCTTCCCGCTGTCGATCGTCGGCGCGGTGGTCGCCGAGTTCTCGGCCCCGGGCGCCGCCAAGGGGCTCGGCACCGTGATCAGCGTGGCGTCATCCAACTCCCGCCTGGCGGTGGTCTACGCGGCCATCCTGTGCCTCGCGATCATGGGCGCCGTGCTGCTGTTCCTTGTGACCCTGCTCGAGAAGCGTGTTCTGCGCTGGCACGAATCGCAGCTGCTCAAGCGCGGCTGAGCATCCGTTCTCCGTACTCCTTCGCCCCGGGCATCCGCCCGCCCCTGTCTCCACCCGCACCATCGCACGAGTTCCACAGCACCCGTTCGTCTCCCCCATCCCCGAATCAGGAGTCAGATATGCCCACCCGACGTACCTCCCGCCTCACAATTGCTGCGACACTCGTCGCTGCTGCTGCCGTAGCGCTCTCCGGATGCTCGAGCTCAGGCACCGCGACATCCACCCCGGCGGCGTCCGCGGCCAGCGCGATCTCGGCCGACCGTTGCGCCACCAACAAGGCCGCGGGCACGATCACGTACATCACGGGCTTCCAGTACCAGGCGTCGGCCTCGATCCTCGACATCCTCGCGGCGAAACAGCTCGGCTACTTCGATGCGCTCTGCCTCGACGTCGAAATCCAGCCCGGGACCGGTGACACAGCCGGAAATGCGCAGCTGGTCGCCGCGGGCACCGCGACCATCACCGACCTCGGCGGCGACGCCGACCTCCTGCTCGCCCAGTCGAACGGGGTGAACGTGACGGGGATCGCCACCTATGGGCAGGTGCCGATCACCACGCTGATGACCGGCACGAGCATCACCGACCTCAAGCAGCTCGAAGGCACGACTCTCGGCCAGAAGGGCCAGCTGCCACCCGAAATCAACGCGATGCTGGTCGCCAACGGTGTGGATGTCGCGAAGATCAACCAGGTCGTCGTGGGCTACGACCCGACCATCCTGCCGCGGGGCCAGGTGCAGTCGCTCACCGGCTACAAGTCGAACGAGCCGCTCACGCTGAAGGCCGACGGTGACGACGTGAAGCTCTGGAACCCCGAGGACTACGACATTCCGGGCACCTTCGGCACCGTCGCGGCGAACCCGGCGTTCGTCAGTGCGAACAAGACGGCCACGGAGGACTTCCTCCGCGCTGCCTTCCACGCGTACACCTACTGCGAGACCAACGCGTCGGAGTGCGTCGGCTACGCTGCGGCCCTCGCCGGTGGCGGGGCCAGTTACGACGTCGACCACAACGTCGAGGTCTGGCAGACCGAGACCGGTCTCGTGAAGAGCTCGCAGCCGGCCGGCACGCCGCTCGGCTCGCTGAACACCGACCTGATGGCCAAGGAGATCTCGTTCCTCGTCGACAGCAAGCAGCTCAGTACGGCACCCGACGTGACGGCATTCACCGATCCCTCGATCGTGTCGGCGATCTACAACGGCACCGAGCTCATCTGGCCGGCGCCGTAACCGCCGGCGCCCACCGCAGCCAGCACACGCAGCATCCAGCACACGCAGCATCCAGAACCAAGGAGCTCCACCCGTGAAAGACCGCGAATACGGCATCTTCCTGCCGATCGGCAACGGCGGGTGGGTGATGTCGACCACGGCACCCCACCCCCAGGCGACCTACGACTACAACCGCAGGGCGGCCGTGCTGGCTGAGGAGAACGACTTCGACTTCATCATGTCGATGGCGAAGTGGCGCGGCTACGGCGGTACCACCGACCACTGGGGCCAGACGCTCGAGTCGATCACGTTGATGGCCGCTCTCGCCGAGGCGACCACCCGGGTGAAGATCTGGGCGACCGTGCACACGAACCTCATCCATCCGGCCGTCGCGGCGAAGATGTTCACGACGCTCGACCAGATCAGCAACGGTCGTTCGGGCATGAACATCGTCGTCGGTGCGTACGCCAAGGAATTCGAGCAGATGGGCCAGTGGCGGAGCGACTTCGACCACGACACGCGCTACCGCTACACCGAGGAGTGGGTCGAGGTGATCGAACGGCTCTGGGCCGAGGACTCTGTGACGCACCACGGCGAGTTCTTCACGCTCGACGACTGCGAGTCGCGGCCGCACCCGGCCGTGCATCCGACGCTCATCAGCGCAGGGCGCTCTCCGCGGGGGCTCGACTTCCAGTCGAAACGGGTCGACGGGTCGTTCCTCACGGCGGCTGACATGCCCGGGCTCCTCCAGAACAGCCTCGAGGTGAAGGAACTGGCCGCTGCGCAGGGCCGCGAGATCAAGACGTATTCGATGCTCACGGTTGTGATGGACGAGACGGATGCCCGGGCCGAGGCTCGCTTCCGGGAGTACGGCCGCGGTGTCGACACGGAGGCGATCGTGAACATGAAGCTCTCCTGGGGCCTGCCGCTCGACAAGGCGATGTCGATGAGTGCCGACAAGCCGGAGTTCGAGGCGTTCCAGACCGCCGTGGTCACGGGTTCGCCCGAGACGGTGCACGAGCGTATCGACGAACTGATGGAGGCGTCGGACATCGACGGGCTGATGATCATCTTCCCCGAATACCACGACGATCTGCCGCCGTTCGGCGAGCAGGTCATGCCGAAGCTGCGCGGCGAGCGGACGGCCGGTGGCCCGTCGGCCGCTTCGACGCCTGCGGCATCCGACGCATCCGGCATATCCGACACGGCAGGCACCGCCGGCACGGCCGGTCTGCTCGCGTCGTTCGACGAACGGATGTCGCTGTGAGCGACGGTCTGCGGGAGCGGCAGTTCGCGGCCCTCGTCACGCCCGGCCGGACCGGCGCTCTGCTGGTCGTCGACGTTCAGCGGTCGTTCGCCGACCCCGACTACCTGCCCTGGGTCGAACCCGACTACCTCCCGGTGATCGCGCAGACGGTCGTCTCCGTGGCCGCGCTCGTCGACGAAGCCCGCGCGCTCGGAACGCCGGTGATCTGGATTCAGCTCGGCCAGAGTGCCGACCGCCCGTGGACCTCGTCGCTCTGGCTCCGCGACATCTCCGCCGGCGAGCCCTGGCCGACCGCCGACGAGCCCTGCGTCCTCGGCACCCCCGGGGCGGAATGGTTCGGCATGGCACCGGCAGAGGGTGAACTCGTGATCACGAAGCGCGGCTACAGCGGATTCTTCGGAACCACCCTCGAGAACGAACTGCACGAGCGGGGCATCGACTGGGTGACCGTCGTCGGGCTCACCATCGACTGCTGCGTCGACGCGACCGCCCGTGATGCATTCCAGGGCGGCTGGCCCGTCCTGGTTCCGTCGGATGCCACCGCCGCCTACGATGCCGAGCTGCAGGCGAACTCCCTGGCGAACGTTGCGCTCAACTGCGGGGTCGTCGTGACCTCGGCCGACGTCGTCGGGCTGTGGAGGCTCGCCTCGTGAGCATGCACCTGGCCTTCGACCTCTCCTTCACCCACACCGAAGGCAAGTGGGCAAGCGCCGGTTCGTGGGAGGGCCGGACATATCCCGATGTGCGCATGTTCCAGGAGCTCGCCGTTCTCGCGGAGCGCGGCGGCATCGACATGCTCTTCTTCGGCGACGGCACCAGCATTCCTGACACCTGGGAGGGTTCGATGGACGCGGCCGTGAAGTGGGGCATCCAGTGGCCTCGCCAGGACATGAGCCCGTATATCGCCGCTATGGCGCAGGTGACTTCGCACGTCGGCTTCGGGCTGACATATTCCTCGACATTCATGCATCCCTACTACGTGGCCCGGCTGCTCAACTCGCTCGACCACGTCACCGGCGGGCGCATCGCCTTCAATGTGGTCGGGTCGACGCGGGTCTCGGATGCTGCGAACTACGGTTTCGACGGACTGCCCCCGCACAGCGAGCGGTACGACCGCATGGAGGAGTTCATGGCCGTCTGCGCCGCCCTCTGGGACTCTGTGGACTCCTCGGCGATCGTCGCCGACCGCTCCACCGGGGTCTTCGGCAACCCGGCGGGCGTGCACCGCATCGACCACCGCGGCCCGCACTTCGCGGTGCAGGGACCCCTCAATTCGGTGCCGAGCCCCCAGGGGCATCCCGTCGTCGTGCAGGCCGGTTCGTCACCGCGCGGGATCGCGGCATCCGCCCAGTTCGCCGACATCATCTTCGGCATCGGCGGGCACCTCACCTCGCAGCAGCGGCACCGCTCTGCTCTGGATGCCGCACTCCTCGCTGCCGGGCGGGATCCCGAGCGCGTGGGGATCCTCTGGGCGGTCCAGGTCATCCTCGGCCGCACCGCCGACGAGGCCGCCGCCCGCAAGCAGGCCATGCTCGACGTCTGGAGCCACGACGCGGTCGGCGCCTACCTCTCGTACAACAGCGGATTCGACTTCTCGACCCTCGCGTCGTCGTTCCAGCTGACGGATGTGGCCGACCAGATCCGGCTCGCCGAAGGCACCCAGGCCGGATTCGTGCAGCTCGTGATCGATGAGGTCGGAGAAGACGCACGGATGTCGCGGGACGAGTTCTTCGAACGCGGCTGGCGCTACGCGACCGGGTACGACCAGACGTATGCGGGCACGGCCGCTTCCGTTGCGGACGAGCTGGAGGCGAACTTCGAGGCGACCGGCTCGCGCGGCGGGTTCATGATCGCGAACCCGCTCTCGACGCCGTCGTCGCTCGCCGACGTGGTGGAGTTGCTCGCACCCGAACTCCGCCGGCGCGGTGCGGTCGGGCCCGCCTACCCCGGCGGGACCCTCCGCGAGAACCTGCTCGCGTGACCGGCGCCGTCGACGGCGAGAAGGCGGTCGCGCCCGAACCGGCGAGCGTGCGGGTGCCCTGGGAGCAGATCGTGCTCGTCTGCGCACTCGTCGGAACCTCGCAGATGACGTGGGGAGCGCTCGTGCCCGCGCTGCCGCAGTACGCGCAGCAGTTCGGAGCGTCGGCGGTCATCCTCGGGCTGATCGTCTCCTCGTTCGGTCTCGGCCGGCTGCTCGTCAACGTGCCGGCCGGGCTGCTGCTGAAACGGGTTCCGGCCCGGGCGCTGCTGCTCAGTGTGACGGGCGCTCTCGCCGCGCTCACCCTGGTCACCGGACTCATCGACAACGTGGTGCTGCTCGTCGCGGCACGGTTCGTGGCGGGCATCCTGGGTGGGGCTGCCGTCACCGTCGGGCTCGCCGTGCTCACCCAGCGCACCACGCCCGCGAACCGCGGATCCATCCTGTCGACCGTGCAGGCCGTGCAATTGGCGGGGGCTGCGGTCGGCCCGGTGCTCGGCGGTGTCGTGCTGACGTTCGGCACGCTTCCGCTCGTGTTCGTGGTGGCGGCGATCCCGCTGATCGGTGTGATCGGCTGGGCGCTCGTGCGGCCGAGCCCTCCCTTCTGGTCGTCCGAGTTCGTGCGCGACACCGCCGAGGCCGTGCCCGCTGTCCCCGCTGAGGGTGTTGCCCGGCCGGACGCCGGTGCGGCATCCACACCCGTCGTGAGCACGGATGCCCGGGCCCGCCGACGCGTCCTGGTCGGTATCTGCGTGCTCGCCTTCGGCATCTTCTTCGTGCGGTTCGGCGGCGACCAGTCTCTCATTCCCCTTCTGGCATATGACCAGGGCGGACTCACGCCGCTCACCCTCGGCATCGCCTACGGACTGACGACCGTCGTCTCGCTCGCCCTGCTGCCGTGGGTCGGCCGGCGGCTGAACGCCGGGGCCCGCCTCGGGCTCCTGATCGTTCCGACACTGCTGGCGGCGGCGGCGATCTGCCTCTACCCGCTGGCGCAGTCGCCGTGGTTCTTCGGCGCGCTGATCGTCGCGACCGGCGTGCTGTCCGGCGTCGGAAGCCTCGTGCCCGGGGTGATCCTCGCCGACGTCACGCCGCGGTCACAGGTCGGCGGCGCGGTCGGCATCTTCCGCACCGTCGGTGACGCGGGGGCTGTCGTGGGGCCCCTCGCGCT
Above is a genomic segment from Subtercola boreus containing:
- a CDS encoding NtaA/DmoA family FMN-dependent monooxygenase (This protein belongs to a clade of FMN-dependent monooxygenases, within a broader family of flavin-dependent oxidoreductases, the luciferase-like monooxygenase (LMM) family, some of whose members use coenzyme F420 rather than FMN.) — protein: MHLAFDLSFTHTEGKWASAGSWEGRTYPDVRMFQELAVLAERGGIDMLFFGDGTSIPDTWEGSMDAAVKWGIQWPRQDMSPYIAAMAQVTSHVGFGLTYSSTFMHPYYVARLLNSLDHVTGGRIAFNVVGSTRVSDAANYGFDGLPPHSERYDRMEEFMAVCAALWDSVDSSAIVADRSTGVFGNPAGVHRIDHRGPHFAVQGPLNSVPSPQGHPVVVQAGSSPRGIAASAQFADIIFGIGGHLTSQQRHRSALDAALLAAGRDPERVGILWAVQVILGRTADEAAARKQAMLDVWSHDAVGAYLSYNSGFDFSTLASSFQLTDVADQIRLAEGTQAGFVQLVIDEVGEDARMSRDEFFERGWRYATGYDQTYAGTAASVADELEANFEATGSRGGFMIANPLSTPSSLADVVELLAPELRRRGAVGPAYPGGTLRENLLA
- a CDS encoding MFS transporter, whose translation is MTGAVDGEKAVAPEPASVRVPWEQIVLVCALVGTSQMTWGALVPALPQYAQQFGASAVILGLIVSSFGLGRLLVNVPAGLLLKRVPARALLLSVTGALAALTLVTGLIDNVVLLVAARFVAGILGGAAVTVGLAVLTQRTTPANRGSILSTVQAVQLAGAAVGPVLGGVVLTFGTLPLVFVVAAIPLIGVIGWALVRPSPPFWSSEFVRDTAEAVPAVPAEGVARPDAGAASTPVVSTDARARRRVLVGICVLAFGIFFVRFGGDQSLIPLLAYDQGGLTPLTLGIAYGLTTVVSLALLPWVGRRLNAGARLGLLIVPTLLAAAAICLYPLAQSPWFFGALIVATGVLSGVGSLVPGVILADVTPRSQVGGAVGIFRTVGDAGAVVGPLALGSVFDALGVTWAVALLAAVSVVALALYLGLARSARPPARGQSARAAVAKRA